Proteins encoded in a region of the Streptomyces sp. NBC_00258 genome:
- a CDS encoding M23 family metallopeptidase, with protein sequence MRSRRRRPLIVPVLLCALAVLVARPTTAMGDADAPGGLSADVVRLYDEASLATQQYEAGRREAEVQRGRAQRLERLLAREREDIAALHGDLGRIARAQYRSGGGLPHTAQMLLADSPEELMRGQRAVWQADLAVNNAVTKSRRAEARLAADEEKAASAWQTLERRNGELVEIKRGIEKKLEEAQWTLQGQADASVAAGACRGAVRLDQPRTGFTQPWVAPVETYELSSGFGSGGDRWASRHTGQDFAVDIGTPVRSVGAGRVVKVSCGGAFGIEVVVKHAGGYYTQYAHLAAVTVEQGERVAAGQWVGQSGTTGNSSGPHLHFEVRLTPQLGSGVDPREWLATRGVRL encoded by the coding sequence ATGCGCTCACGTCGTCGCCGTCCCCTGATCGTCCCGGTGCTGCTGTGCGCGCTGGCTGTCCTGGTGGCCCGGCCCACGACGGCCATGGGAGACGCCGACGCCCCGGGCGGCCTGAGCGCCGATGTGGTGCGGCTGTACGACGAGGCGTCCCTGGCGACTCAGCAGTACGAGGCGGGGCGCCGGGAGGCCGAGGTGCAGCGGGGCCGGGCGCAGCGGCTGGAGCGGCTCCTCGCGCGTGAGCGAGAGGACATCGCCGCGCTGCACGGGGACCTCGGCCGGATCGCGCGCGCCCAGTACCGCAGCGGCGGCGGGCTCCCGCACACCGCGCAGATGCTGCTCGCGGACAGCCCCGAGGAACTGATGCGAGGTCAGCGTGCCGTCTGGCAGGCGGATCTGGCGGTCAACAACGCCGTCACCAAGAGCCGCAGGGCCGAGGCACGGCTCGCCGCCGACGAGGAGAAGGCGGCGTCGGCCTGGCAGACGCTGGAGCGGCGCAACGGCGAACTCGTCGAGATCAAGCGGGGGATCGAGAAGAAGCTGGAAGAGGCCCAGTGGACGCTCCAGGGGCAGGCGGACGCCTCGGTCGCCGCCGGCGCGTGCCGGGGTGCCGTCCGGCTCGACCAGCCGCGAACGGGCTTCACCCAGCCATGGGTCGCGCCGGTGGAGACGTACGAACTCTCCTCGGGCTTCGGCAGCGGCGGTGATCGCTGGGCGAGCCGGCACACGGGGCAGGACTTCGCGGTGGACATCGGCACACCGGTCCGGTCGGTGGGCGCGGGACGGGTGGTGAAGGTGTCGTGCGGTGGCGCGTTCGGCATCGAGGTCGTGGTGAAACACGCGGGGGGCTACTACACCCAGTACGCCCACCTGGCCGCCGTCACCGTGGAGCAGGGAGAGCGGGTGGCCGCGGGGCAGTGGGTCGGCCAGTCGGGCACGACCGGCAACTCGTCCGGGCCGCATCTGCACTTCGAGGTACGCCTGACGCCTCAGCTGGGATCGGGAGTCGATCCGCGGGAGTGGCTGGCCACGCGTGGAGTTCGGCTGTAG
- a CDS encoding metal-dependent hydrolase produces MTDEGTTVSDHYPITPRRVSFDWEETPLHWIPDEPTATHVINVLHLLLPAGERWFVKVFKEGLPLVSDPELLKDVKGFMGQEGTHSVQHSYVLDHLAAQDLDTAAYTKHVDYLFQKILGETPPLGAPISAPEWLRFRLSVIAAIEQFTAVLGDWVLAAEGLDRAGADEVMLDLLRWHGAEEVEHRAVAFDMYQHCGGEGLPRYARRVAGMAVTAPVMLYMWAWGAAYLIRHDPRLAGRLRYSLGAHNRAVRKGLLPTWKELGSAVPRYLRRSYHPSQEGSMRRAVEYLAQSPAARTAVGAIGRAAIA; encoded by the coding sequence GTGACCGATGAAGGCACCACCGTGAGCGACCACTACCCGATCACACCGCGGCGGGTGTCCTTCGACTGGGAGGAGACCCCGCTCCACTGGATACCGGACGAGCCGACCGCGACCCACGTCATCAACGTGCTGCACCTGCTGCTGCCGGCGGGGGAGCGGTGGTTCGTGAAGGTCTTCAAGGAGGGCCTCCCGCTGGTCTCCGACCCCGAACTCCTCAAGGACGTCAAGGGGTTCATGGGCCAGGAGGGGACGCACAGCGTGCAGCACTCGTACGTGCTGGACCACCTCGCCGCACAGGACCTCGACACGGCCGCGTACACGAAGCACGTCGACTACCTCTTCCAGAAGATCCTCGGCGAGACCCCGCCGCTCGGCGCACCGATATCGGCGCCGGAGTGGCTGCGTTTCCGGCTCTCGGTGATCGCGGCGATCGAGCAGTTCACGGCCGTCCTGGGCGACTGGGTACTGGCAGCCGAGGGGCTCGACCGTGCCGGGGCCGACGAGGTCATGCTCGACCTGCTGCGCTGGCACGGCGCGGAGGAGGTGGAGCACCGCGCGGTCGCCTTCGACATGTACCAGCACTGCGGCGGCGAGGGCCTTCCCCGGTACGCACGCCGGGTCGCCGGCATGGCCGTCACGGCCCCCGTGATGCTGTACATGTGGGCGTGGGGCGCCGCCTACCTCATACGTCACGACCCGCGGCTTGCCGGGCGGCTGCGCTACTCGCTCGGCGCGCACAACCGGGCGGTGCGCAAGGGGCTGCTGCCCACATGGAAGGAGCTCGGCTCCGCCGTGCCGCGCTATCTGCGGCGCTCGTACCATCCCTCGCAGGAGGGCTCGATGCGCAGAGCGGTCGAGTATCTGGCGCAGTCACCCGCGGCCCGGACGGCGGTGGGGGCGATCGGCAGGGCCGCGATCGCGTAG
- a CDS encoding GAF domain-containing sensor histidine kinase, whose amino-acid sequence MSVVSSPGGAPDSDDVPRLLEAMRAVGSGLELRSTLERICGTAAGLADARYAAIGVAAEDGNGLAEFVYQGVDGETARLIGRLPDGHEGLLGALLRDPEPVRLAEPTEDPRSCGFPEHHPRMRGFLGVPIHVQGEIFGNLYLAEKHSGGPFDDHDLDMVRVLAGEAGIAIGNARLYEAAKRRERWIDGSVAVTTALLSGGDADEALQVVAEQARRLSDSAAGLVLLPAAEGGLEIVAVASERPSKALGLVVPAENEVVGELLAGEAVFVEDAATDRRMLSELSRGYGPTMLLPLQSGGRVLGTLVMARAEGARPFSETERNLATRFASQAALALMMAEAQRDRERLAVYEDRDRIARDLHDLVIQRLFTTGMMLESAQRRSAVPEVRQGVGKAVDELDVTIQEIRTAIFALQQEPAEVPTGLRTRVLREINMAAVPLGFKPSHHFVGPVDMVVGELTAKNLIAALREALSNAFRHAGASRIDVTVDATVRLPDGRPGVRLTVTDDGVGIPEGGRRSGLKNLARRAESLGGDSWYGPGSGAEGGGASVVWEAPY is encoded by the coding sequence ATGTCAGTCGTGTCGAGCCCCGGTGGTGCCCCGGATTCTGACGATGTGCCGCGGTTGCTGGAGGCGATGCGGGCGGTGGGGAGTGGGCTTGAGCTGCGGTCCACGTTGGAGCGGATCTGTGGGACCGCGGCCGGGCTCGCGGACGCGCGGTACGCGGCCATCGGCGTGGCGGCGGAGGACGGGAACGGGCTTGCCGAGTTCGTGTACCAGGGGGTCGACGGAGAGACGGCCCGGCTGATCGGGAGGCTGCCGGACGGGCACGAGGGGCTGCTGGGGGCGCTCCTCCGCGACCCTGAACCCGTACGGCTCGCGGAGCCGACGGAGGATCCCCGGTCGTGCGGGTTTCCGGAGCACCATCCGCGGATGCGCGGCTTCCTGGGGGTGCCCATCCATGTGCAGGGGGAGATCTTCGGCAACCTCTACCTGGCCGAGAAGCACAGCGGGGGGCCGTTCGACGACCACGACCTGGACATGGTGCGCGTGCTGGCCGGGGAGGCCGGCATCGCCATCGGGAACGCGCGTCTGTACGAGGCCGCCAAGCGGCGCGAGCGCTGGATCGACGGCTCCGTGGCCGTCACGACCGCGCTCCTGTCCGGCGGGGACGCCGACGAGGCCCTGCAGGTGGTCGCCGAACAGGCCCGCCGGCTCTCCGACTCGGCCGCCGGACTCGTACTGCTGCCCGCGGCCGAGGGCGGTCTGGAGATCGTCGCCGTGGCGTCCGAGCGGCCGTCGAAGGCGCTGGGGCTGGTCGTACCGGCCGAGAACGAGGTCGTGGGTGAACTCCTCGCGGGAGAAGCCGTGTTCGTCGAGGACGCGGCAACCGACCGACGCATGCTCAGCGAACTCTCCCGCGGTTACGGGCCGACGATGCTGCTGCCCCTCCAGAGCGGCGGCCGCGTCCTGGGAACCCTCGTCATGGCGCGCGCGGAGGGCGCGCGGCCGTTCTCGGAGACCGAACGCAACCTGGCGACGCGGTTCGCCTCGCAGGCCGCCCTGGCGCTGATGATGGCGGAGGCGCAGCGCGACCGGGAGCGGCTCGCGGTCTACGAGGACCGCGACCGGATCGCCCGTGACCTGCACGACCTCGTCATCCAGCGGCTGTTCACCACCGGGATGATGCTGGAGAGCGCCCAGCGGAGGTCCGCCGTGCCCGAGGTGCGGCAGGGCGTGGGCAAGGCGGTCGACGAACTCGACGTCACCATCCAGGAGATCCGCACCGCCATCTTCGCGCTCCAGCAGGAACCGGCAGAGGTGCCGACAGGGCTGCGGACACGCGTGCTGCGCGAGATCAACATGGCCGCCGTGCCGCTCGGCTTCAAGCCGTCCCACCACTTCGTCGGTCCCGTCGACATGGTGGTCGGCGAACTCACGGCGAAAAACCTCATCGCGGCCCTCCGCGAGGCCCTGTCCAACGCCTTCCGGCACGCGGGGGCGTCCCGTATCGACGTCACCGTGGACGCGACCGTGCGACTGCCGGACGGGAGGCCCGGCGTGCGGCTGACCGTCACGGACGACGGTGTCGGCATCCCCGAAGGCGGGCGGCGCAGCGGGCTCAAGAACCTGGCGCGACGGGCGGAGTCGCTGGGCGGGGACAGCTGGTACGGACCGGGCAGCGGAGCGGAGGGCGGCGGCGCGTCGGTGGTGTGGGAGGCGCCGTACTGA
- a CDS encoding MerR family transcriptional regulator: MDDEPAGVAYRIEDLAHHSGATVRTIRAYQDRGLLPRPERRGRANVYSDAHLARLRQIADLLDRGYTLASIKELLEAWDAGRGLGGVLGLVAEVDGPWTDEEAVRISRAELDERFGGHPDDTAVADAVELGVLERVPGSEDTFLVPSPQELAVAAELYEAGVPLSAISGHLRELRGQVEHIASRFLEFTSEHVFARYLGEHPPTDADAAEAAALVRRLRPLARQTVDAELARAMRLFANRHLRRHLGAEQPPVPADETRSVAVPAETMAAVERLVGAEKAAEFIAVAAEREVRARALDALAANHADLRKVDEPS; this comes from the coding sequence GTGGACGACGAGCCGGCCGGCGTCGCGTACCGGATCGAGGACCTGGCGCACCACAGCGGTGCCACGGTCCGGACGATCCGTGCCTACCAGGACCGCGGGCTGCTCCCCCGGCCCGAGAGGCGCGGCCGTGCCAACGTGTACTCGGACGCCCATCTGGCCCGGCTGCGGCAGATCGCCGACCTCCTGGACCGCGGCTACACGCTGGCCTCCATCAAGGAACTCCTGGAGGCCTGGGACGCCGGCCGGGGCCTCGGCGGTGTGCTCGGCCTGGTCGCGGAGGTCGACGGTCCGTGGACGGACGAGGAGGCGGTCCGTATCTCGCGGGCAGAACTCGACGAGCGGTTCGGCGGCCACCCGGACGACACGGCGGTGGCCGACGCCGTCGAGCTCGGAGTGCTCGAACGCGTTCCGGGCAGCGAGGACACGTTCCTCGTTCCGAGCCCTCAAGAGCTGGCCGTGGCCGCCGAGTTGTACGAGGCGGGCGTCCCGCTGTCCGCGATCTCGGGCCATCTGCGGGAGTTGAGGGGCCAGGTGGAGCACATCGCCTCCCGCTTCCTGGAGTTCACCAGCGAGCACGTCTTCGCCCGGTATCTCGGTGAGCACCCGCCGACCGACGCGGATGCCGCCGAGGCGGCCGCGCTCGTACGACGGCTGCGGCCGCTCGCCCGCCAGACGGTGGACGCCGAACTCGCCCGGGCCATGCGGCTGTTCGCGAACCGGCACCTGCGCCGGCACCTCGGTGCGGAGCAGCCCCCGGTGCCTGCGGACGAGACGCGATCCGTGGCGGTCCCCGCGGAGACAATGGCCGCTGTGGAGCGGCTCGTCGGCGCGGAGAAGGCGGCCGAGTTCATCGCCGTGGCCGCCGAACGGGAGGTCAGGGCCCGTGCCTTGGACGCGCTCGCCGCAAATCATGCCGACCTCAGGAAAGTTGACGAACCGTCGTAA
- a CDS encoding RNA 2'-phosphotransferase yields the protein MDERRTVKVSKYLSKHLRHQPERIGLTLDEGGWVEIETLMAAAAAHGFRFTRDELDHVVANNDKRRFAIEGSRIRASQGHSVEVDLGLAAATPPAYLYHGTVARSLDAIRAEGLRPMNRHDVHLSPDRETATRVGARRGRPVVLSVDSAAMHRDGHEFRVSANGVWLTAAVPPHYLRFPAPH from the coding sequence ATGGACGAAAGACGCACCGTGAAGGTGTCGAAGTACCTCTCGAAGCATCTGCGGCATCAGCCGGAACGGATCGGGCTCACGCTCGACGAGGGCGGCTGGGTCGAGATCGAAACGCTCATGGCCGCGGCGGCGGCGCACGGCTTCCGGTTCACCCGGGACGAGCTCGACCACGTGGTCGCGAACAACGACAAGCGGCGCTTCGCGATCGAGGGCTCGCGGATCCGCGCCAGCCAGGGCCACTCCGTCGAGGTCGACCTGGGCCTCGCGGCGGCGACTCCGCCCGCGTACCTCTACCACGGGACCGTCGCCCGAAGCCTGGACGCGATCCGTGCCGAGGGCCTGCGGCCGATGAACCGGCACGACGTGCACCTCTCGCCCGACCGCGAGACCGCGACCCGTGTCGGCGCCCGCCGCGGCCGTCCCGTCGTGCTCTCCGTGGACTCCGCCGCCATGCACCGCGACGGCCACGAGTTCCGGGTGAGCGCCAACGGAGTCTGGCTCACGGCCGCGGTACCCCCGCACTACCTGCGGTTTCCCGCCCCGCACTGA
- a CDS encoding M24 family metallopeptidase, with translation MTSAVAAAAASPGTSSGKGGLTAELRGFREVQRLAYECAEAVAARLKPGVTEREAARMQREWLRERGVRDWFHLPFAWFGDRTAFVDFRIPLQFFPTNRRLEAGMPFILDMAPVHKGFTADIGYSGSLGPSPLQDRLLADLEAHRELILREVRERRPLREIYQDVDRLMVRQGYANRHRAYPFGVIAHKVDRVRERRWSPHLFGFGTQSLKGLASDAIHGHRDGWSPLWSPYRFSDHPPRPGLWAVEPHLGFRGTGAKFEEILVVTDSKDPEQSAFWLDDDLPHVRRWAEDK, from the coding sequence ATGACCTCGGCAGTGGCAGCGGCAGCGGCTTCACCAGGGACTTCTTCGGGGAAGGGCGGACTCACCGCGGAGCTGCGGGGGTTCAGAGAGGTACAACGACTCGCGTACGAGTGCGCGGAGGCGGTCGCGGCGCGGCTGAAGCCGGGCGTGACCGAGCGCGAGGCGGCGAGGATGCAGCGCGAGTGGCTGCGCGAGCGCGGCGTGCGGGACTGGTTCCATCTGCCCTTCGCCTGGTTCGGGGACCGTACGGCTTTCGTGGACTTCCGGATCCCGCTGCAGTTCTTCCCCACGAACCGGCGCCTGGAGGCGGGGATGCCGTTCATCCTCGACATGGCGCCGGTCCACAAGGGCTTCACCGCGGACATCGGGTACTCCGGCTCGCTGGGGCCCAGCCCGCTGCAGGACAGGCTCCTCGCCGACCTGGAGGCCCACCGCGAGCTGATCCTGCGCGAGGTGCGCGAGCGGCGCCCGCTGCGCGAGATCTACCAGGACGTGGACCGGCTCATGGTCCGCCAGGGCTACGCGAACCGGCACCGGGCGTATCCCTTCGGGGTGATCGCGCACAAGGTCGACCGGGTCAGGGAGCGGCGCTGGTCACCGCATCTGTTCGGGTTCGGCACGCAGTCGCTCAAGGGCCTGGCGAGCGACGCGATCCACGGCCACCGTGACGGCTGGTCCCCGCTGTGGTCGCCGTACAGGTTCTCCGACCATCCTCCCCGGCCCGGCCTGTGGGCGGTCGAGCCGCACCTCGGATTCCGGGGTACGGGCGCGAAGTTCGAGGAGATCCTGGTGGTCACCGACTCGAAGGACCCCGAGCAGAGCGCCTTCTGGCTCGACGACGATCTGCCGCACGTGCGGCGCTGGGCGGAGGACAAGTGA
- a CDS encoding LLM class flavin-dependent oxidoreductase → MSLRLSTVILPYLRWHEGGRSAWQRAEQLGFHTAFTYDHLSWRTFREGPWYGAVPTLTAAAGATDRLRLGTLVTSPNFRHPVTLAKELIALDDISGGRITLGIGAGGSGFDATTLLKSGEEPWTPRERADRFGEFVPLLDRLLTEDSVSYDGTFYSAREAYNIPGCVQRPRLPFAVAATGPRGLKLAAAHGQAWVTTGDPKLFATGTPEQSVQAIRGQVEKLATACETAGRDVNELDKILLTGFTPDRARPLESLDAFVDFAGRHMELGFTDIVIHWPVLDYPDFAADEKVFEHIAMEAVGQLG, encoded by the coding sequence ATGAGTCTGCGCCTGAGCACCGTGATCCTGCCGTACCTCCGCTGGCACGAGGGAGGGCGTTCCGCATGGCAGCGCGCCGAGCAGCTCGGGTTCCACACCGCGTTCACGTACGACCATCTGTCGTGGCGGACGTTCCGCGAGGGGCCCTGGTACGGGGCCGTACCGACGCTCACCGCCGCCGCGGGAGCCACCGACCGGCTGCGTCTCGGCACGCTGGTGACCTCCCCGAACTTCCGGCACCCGGTGACCCTCGCCAAGGAACTGATCGCGCTCGACGACATCTCCGGTGGCCGGATCACGCTGGGCATCGGCGCGGGCGGCTCCGGCTTCGACGCCACGACGCTGTTGAAGAGCGGCGAGGAGCCGTGGACGCCGCGCGAGCGGGCCGATCGCTTCGGCGAGTTCGTACCGCTGCTCGACCGGCTGCTCACCGAGGACTCCGTTTCGTACGACGGCACGTTCTACTCGGCGCGTGAGGCCTACAACATCCCCGGGTGCGTCCAGCGCCCCCGGCTGCCCTTCGCGGTGGCCGCCACCGGGCCGCGCGGGCTGAAGCTCGCCGCCGCACACGGGCAGGCGTGGGTGACGACGGGCGACCCGAAGCTGTTCGCGACGGGCACGCCCGAGCAGTCGGTTCAGGCCATTCGCGGACAGGTCGAGAAGCTGGCCACCGCGTGCGAGACGGCCGGCCGCGACGTGAACGAGCTCGACAAGATCCTGCTCACCGGCTTCACCCCGGACCGCGCGCGTCCGCTGGAGTCCCTCGACGCGTTCGTCGACTTCGCGGGCCGGCACATGGAGCTGGGCTTCACCGACATCGTGATCCACTGGCCCGTCCTCGACTACCCGGACTTCGCCGCGGACGAGAAGGTCTTCGAGCACATCGCGATGGAGGCGGTCGGGCAGCTCGGCTGA
- a CDS encoding SDR family oxidoreductase, producing MTLEGARERWVRTGGVELCVAELGDPAQPTVVLVHGYPDSKEVWSEVAARLAERFHVVLYDVRGHGRSTAPQPLRGGFTLEKLTDDFLAVADAVSPDRPVHLVGHDWGSVQAWEFTTVKRTEGRIASFTSMSGPSLDHFGHWIKKRVSRPTPRRIGQLLGQGAKSWYVYLLHTPVLPELAWRGPLGKQWPKILRRLEKVPGGDYPTPSLPTDAAHGAWLYRDNVRARLRRPRSDAYAHAPVQLVTPLGDMFLSEKLYDELELWAPQLTRRTLPGKHWIPRTRPDQLASWITEFVTTTEGGRSASAATGPYADRFGGQLVLVTGAGSGIGRATAFAFAEAGARVVAVDRDAESAARTAELSRLIGAPQAWAETVDVSDEQAMEKLAEKVAAEYGVVDVLVNNAGIGLSGSFLDTTAEDWRNVLDVNLWGVIHGCRLFGKQMAERGQGGHIVNTASAAAYLPSRTLPAYSTSKAAVLMLSECLRAELAGQGIGVSAICPGFINTNITSTARFTGVDADEEKRRQKKSARLYGLRNYPPEKVAQAVLRAVVRNQAVVPVTAEARGGRLMSRFTPRALRAIARMEPPL from the coding sequence GTGACACTTGAGGGTGCGCGCGAGCGCTGGGTGCGTACGGGCGGGGTCGAACTGTGTGTCGCCGAGCTGGGTGACCCGGCACAGCCCACGGTGGTGCTCGTGCACGGCTATCCGGACTCCAAGGAGGTGTGGTCCGAGGTCGCCGCACGCCTGGCCGAGCGCTTCCATGTCGTGCTGTACGACGTGCGCGGCCACGGCCGGTCGACGGCGCCGCAGCCGCTGCGCGGCGGGTTCACGCTGGAGAAGCTGACGGACGACTTCCTGGCCGTCGCGGACGCGGTCAGCCCGGACCGTCCGGTCCACCTCGTGGGCCACGACTGGGGCTCGGTCCAGGCCTGGGAGTTCACCACGGTCAAGCGCACCGAGGGACGGATCGCCTCCTTCACGTCGATGTCTGGGCCATCCCTCGACCACTTCGGGCACTGGATCAAGAAGCGCGTGTCCCGTCCGACTCCCCGCAGGATCGGCCAACTCCTCGGCCAGGGCGCCAAGTCCTGGTACGTGTACCTGCTGCACACCCCGGTGCTGCCCGAACTCGCCTGGCGCGGCCCCCTCGGCAAGCAGTGGCCGAAGATCCTGCGGCGGCTGGAGAAGGTCCCCGGGGGCGACTATCCGACCCCGTCGCTGCCCACGGACGCCGCGCACGGCGCCTGGCTGTACCGGGACAACGTACGGGCCAGGCTGCGCAGGCCGCGCTCCGACGCGTACGCACACGCGCCCGTGCAACTCGTCACGCCTCTCGGGGACATGTTCCTGTCGGAGAAGCTCTACGACGAGCTGGAGCTGTGGGCCCCGCAGTTGACGCGACGCACACTCCCGGGCAAGCACTGGATCCCGCGTACCCGCCCGGACCAACTGGCCTCCTGGATCACCGAGTTCGTGACCACCACCGAGGGCGGGAGGTCGGCGTCAGCGGCGACCGGCCCGTACGCCGACCGGTTCGGCGGGCAGTTGGTGCTGGTCACCGGTGCGGGCAGCGGTATCGGGCGGGCCACCGCCTTCGCGTTCGCCGAGGCCGGCGCGCGCGTGGTGGCCGTCGACCGGGACGCGGAGAGCGCGGCCCGCACCGCGGAGCTGTCCCGTCTCATCGGCGCCCCTCAGGCCTGGGCCGAGACGGTCGACGTCTCCGACGAACAGGCGATGGAGAAGCTCGCTGAGAAGGTCGCCGCCGAGTACGGGGTCGTCGACGTCCTGGTGAACAACGCCGGGATCGGGTTGTCCGGCTCGTTCCTCGACACCACCGCGGAGGACTGGCGCAACGTCCTCGACGTCAATCTGTGGGGCGTGATCCACGGCTGCCGGCTCTTCGGGAAGCAGATGGCCGAGCGCGGACAGGGCGGCCACATCGTCAACACCGCGTCCGCGGCCGCGTATCTGCCCTCCAGGACACTGCCCGCCTACAGCACCTCGAAGGCAGCCGTGCTGATGCTCAGCGAGTGCCTGCGCGCCGAACTGGCCGGTCAGGGCATCGGGGTCTCGGCGATCTGCCCGGGCTTCATCAACACGAACATCACGTCGACCGCACGCTTCACCGGGGTCGACGCCGACGAGGAGAAGCGGCGCCAGAAGAAGTCCGCGCGGCTGTACGGACTGCGCAACTACCCGCCGGAGAAGGTTGCCCAGGCCGTGCTGCGCGCGGTCGTCCGCAACCAGGCCGTGGTCCCCGTGACGGCGGAGGCACGCGGCGGCCGCCTCATGTCCCGCTTCACACCCAGGGCGCTGCGCGCGATCGCACGAATGGAGCCACCCCTGTGA
- a CDS encoding Cof-type HAD-IIB family hydrolase: protein MRENEEVTSATRRPGNPASTLPPRLIATDLDGTLLRDDKSVSPRTIAALAAAEEAGIEVFFVTGRPARWMDVVSDHVHGHGLAICGNGAAVVDLHGGPAAHRFVKVRELARENALDAVRLLRDAAPGTVFAIEQTYGFYQEPAYPKLHMETPDTLAPAEKLLAPDAPGADEPVLKILAFHHEIAPDDFLMTARLAIGDRANVTRSSPSALLEISGPGVSKASTLALCCAERGISHEEVVAFGDMPNDVEMLTWAGTSYAMGNAHPDVIAAASGRTVANNEDGVAVVIERILAERR, encoded by the coding sequence ATGCGGGAGAATGAGGAAGTGACCTCAGCGACCCGACGGCCCGGGAACCCGGCCTCCACTCTCCCGCCCCGCCTGATCGCCACGGATCTCGACGGCACGCTGCTGCGCGACGACAAGTCCGTCTCGCCGCGCACGATCGCCGCCCTGGCCGCCGCCGAGGAGGCCGGCATCGAGGTCTTCTTCGTGACCGGACGCCCCGCCCGCTGGATGGATGTCGTCAGCGACCATGTCCACGGTCATGGCCTCGCCATCTGCGGTAACGGCGCCGCCGTGGTCGACCTGCACGGCGGCCCCGCCGCCCACCGCTTCGTCAAGGTCCGGGAACTGGCGCGGGAGAACGCGCTCGACGCGGTACGGCTGCTCCGTGACGCCGCGCCGGGGACCGTGTTCGCCATCGAGCAGACGTACGGCTTCTACCAGGAGCCGGCGTATCCGAAGCTGCACATGGAGACCCCCGACACCCTCGCGCCCGCCGAGAAGCTCCTCGCGCCGGACGCGCCCGGTGCCGATGAGCCCGTGCTCAAGATCCTCGCCTTCCACCACGAGATCGCCCCGGACGACTTCCTCATGACGGCCCGCCTGGCCATCGGCGACCGGGCCAACGTCACCCGCTCCAGCCCGAGCGCGCTCCTGGAGATCAGCGGCCCCGGCGTCTCCAAGGCCAGCACGCTCGCGCTGTGCTGCGCCGAGCGCGGGATCTCGCACGAGGAGGTCGTCGCCTTCGGGGACATGCCCAACGACGTGGAGATGCTCACCTGGGCGGGCACGTCGTACGCCATGGGCAACGCACACCCCGACGTGATCGCGGCAGCCTCCGGCCGTACGGTCGCCAACAACGAGGACGGGGTGGCCGTCGTGATCGAGCGGATACTCGCGGAGCGCCGGTAG